AAGGAGAGCCAATCCTTTCATGCTGTTGGTTCTGGCTTCCCTGAGCAAAAGCGAGAGGATGATCTATGGTTACGTCCGTTCAATACTCTATAGAGGCTATCAAGGATGAAGCGCGTCAACTCATCAGTAAGGGACTTGTGGCGCGAGAACAACCCATTTATACCCTCTGCCAATACATTCCTGCCCGTAAATGGGTTTGTGTTGAGTGCGAACTAGAAAAGAATAACCTTTTGTTAAGAGATCCCATCATTGACCTACTGGGTCGCGAAGGATGGGAAGTCGGCTAAATGACTGATGAACGTATCTAGCGACGGGTTCAATATTATACAATAAATCTTAAATCTGTATGCTGCCTTACTTAAACGGGACGGGAGCATCCCATTTTTGCAAATATCTTTTTTTGTCTCAGTATTATCCCCCTTGTCTTCCTTGTCCCTTATCAAAACTGTTGATGCAACTTTGGGATGCACCCAACGGGGCTGGACGAAAAACAGGGTGGACAACTGCCATTTTCCTCCGTACCCTGGCAAGGAAGTGAATTGCTGATTGAACGAGTTATGGGTGAGTTGCATCTCTCTTAGGAGGGATATTGTATTGGCCTTACCTCGGTAGATAATTTAAACAACTGGACTACTGCCAAAGACACGAACGGTTACACTAAAAAGACTTATAGAAAAAGTTATTCATTTTCCATCCTAGGGACACGGAATGTCGTGTCGATTTAGCCTTTAGTTGGGATACTTTAGGTTTTCTAAGCCTCTCAACTCATAAAGGTTTCCTGGCTGAGTTAGTCACCCTTAAAGGAAGAGGCTGGTTTTCAGCATTCACGCTTTTCCTGGCGAGATGCAATTGCCCTCATCTAATTCATAGCTTTAGGAACCTTCCAAACGCCCCGATCCCCGCCGGGTGTTCACTTTGCTCCGAAAACGACATCAGTACTATTGGGACAGATTATGGCAACTGCACAAGCGCCTCAACAAAATACAGAAGAACTCGATCTAAAACAGCTACTGAGAACATTGACCTCTGTTAAGAAAGGTAACTTCTCGGTACGGATGCCCATTGAGCAGACGGGCATGGCGGGCAAGATTGCCGATGCGCTCAACGATATTATTGAGCGGAATGAACGGATGGCGGCAGAATTAGAGCGGATTAGTACGGTTGTCGGCAAAGAAGGCAAAATTACGCAGCGTGCCTCTTTGGGAAATGTTACAGGTTCCTGGTCAGCGAGTATTGATTCCGTCAACGCCCTGATTACGGATTTAGTTCAACCTACCGCTGAAACGGCGCGTGTGATCCGGGCGGTGGCGAAAGGTGATTTATCCCAAACGATCGCAACTGAAATTGAAGGCAGACCCCTCAAGGGTGAGTTTCTCGCCACGGCGCAAGTTGTGAATACCATGGTGGCTCAGCTTTCGTCCTTTTCCTCAGAAGTAACCAGGGTGGCGCGAGAAGTGGGGACGGAAGGGAAACTGGGCGTTCAGGCAGAAGTGCAAGGAGTTGCCGGTACCTGGAAAGATTTAACCGATAACGTCAACTTGATGGCGGGCAACCTCACCGCCCAAGTGCGGAATATTGCGGAAGTGGCAACGGCGATCGCCAACGGCGACCTCTCCAAGAAAATCACCGTTGATGTCAAAGGCGAGATTCTCGAACTCAAGAATACCATGAACATCATGGTAGACCAGCTCAACTCCTTTGCCTCAGAAGTAACCAGGGTGGCGCGAGAAGTGGGTACCGAAGGCAAGCTGGGTGTGCAAGCAGAAGTTCGAGGCGTTGCGGGTACGTGGAAAGACTTAACAGACTCAGTTAACTTGATGGCGGGGAATCTTACCGCCCAGGTGCGAAATATTGCCGAAGTCACAACCGCCGTAGCCAATGGCGACCTCTCCAAGAAAATTACCGTTGATGTCAAAGGCGAAATTCTCGAACTGAAGAATACCGTCAACATCATGGTAGACCAGCTCAACTCCTTTGCGAGTGAGGTAACCAGGGTGGCGCGAGAGGTAGGCGCAGATGGGAAGTTAGGGGGTCAAGCGGAAGTTCGGGGCGTGGCGGGTACCTGGAAGGATTTGACCGATTCGGTGAATTTCATGGCGGGAAGTCTTACGGCTCAGGTGCGGAACATCGCGGAAGTGACAACAGCGGTGGCAAACGGCGACCTCTCGAAGAAAATTACCGTTGATGTGAAAGGGGAAATCTTAGAACTCAAAGATACCATTAATACGATGGTAGACCAGCTCAACTCCTTTGCCTCGGAAGTCACAAGGGTGGCGCGAGAAGTGGGTACGGAAGGCAAGTTGGGTGTGCAGGCGGAAGTGCGAGGTGTTGCAGGTACCTGGAAAGACCTCACCGACAGTGTAAACTCAATGGCCGGGAACCTCACCGGACAAGTGCGGAATATTGCCGAAGTTGCCACGGCAATTGCTAATGGTGACCTTTCCAAGAAAATTACCGCCGATGTGAAAGGGGAAATTTTGGAGCTGAAAAATACCATGAATATCATGGTGGATCAGCTCAACTCCTTTGCGTCTGAAGTCACCAGGGTGGCGCGTGAAGTGGGCGCAGAAGGAAAGTTGGGGGGACAAGCCGAAGTGCGAGGCGTTGCCGGTACCTGGAAGGATTTAACCGAATCGGTGAACTTCATGGCAGGAAGTCTTACCGCCCAAGTCCGGAATATTGCGGAAGTCACAACCGCAGTAGCAAATGGCGACCTCTCCAAGAAAATTACTGTTGATGTGAAAGGGGAAATCTTAGAGCTGAAAAATACCATGAATATCATGGTGGATCAGCTCAATTCCTTTGCGTCTGAAGTCACAAGGGTGGCGCGTGAAGTGGGGAGTGAAGGCAAGCTGGGTGTCCAAGCGGAAGTGCGAGGCGTTGCCGGTACCTGGAAGGATTTGACCGATTCGGTGAACTCAATGGCGGGGAATCTCACCGCCCAAGTGCGGAATATTGCCGAAGTCACGACAGCGGTGGCGAATGGCGACCTCTCCAAGAAAATCACGGTGGATGTGAAAGGGGAAATTTTAGAGCTGAAGAATACCATCAATATCATGGTGGATCAGCTTTCCTCCTTTGCCTCGGAGGTAACCCGAGTGGCGCGAGAGGTGGGGACGGAAGGAAAACTCGGTGTACAGGCGGAAGTGCGAGGCGTTGCCGGTACCTGGAAAGACTTAACGGACAATGTGAACTTGATGGCGGGGAATCTCACCGGACAGGTGCGAAACATTGCCGAAGTAGCAACCGCGATCGCCAATGGTGACCTCTCGAAGAAAATCACGGTTCAGGTTAAAGGTGAGATTTTAGAGCTGAAGAACACCATCAATATCATGGTAGACCAGCTCAGTTCCTTTGCCTCGGAGGTGACCAGGGTGGCGCGAGAGGTGGGTTCGGAAGGGAAGTTGGGCGTTCAAGCCGATGTCCGGGGGGTAGCCGGTACCTGGAAAGATTTAACCGATTCGGTGAATTTCATGGCGGGTTCTCTGACATCCCAAGTGCGGAACATTGCCGCCGTGACGACGGCGGTGGCAAACGGCGACCTCTCCAAGAAAATCACCGTCGATGTCAAAGGCGAGATTTTGGAGTTGAAAAATACCGTGAATGTCATGGTAGATCAGCTCAACTCCTTTGCCTCTGAGGTCACAAGGGTAGCGCGAGAGGTGGGGACGGAAGGAAAATTAGGCGTCCAAGCGGAAGTGAAGGGGGTGGCCGGTACCTGGAAGGATTTAACCGATTCGGTGAACTTCATGGCGGGAAGTCTTACCGCCCAGGTGCGGAATATTGCCGAAGTCACGACGGCGGTGGCAAATGGCGACCTCTCCAAAAAAATCACCGTGGATGTGAAGGGCGAGATTTTGGAGTTGAAAAATACCATCAACACGATGGTAGACCAGCTCAACTCCTTTGCCTCGGAGGTAACGCGGGTGGCGCGAGAGGTGGGGACGGAAGGGAAATTAGGCGTCCAAGCTTACGTCCGGGGTGTGGGCGGAACCTGGAAGGATTTAACCGATAACGTCAACTCAATGGCGGGGAATCTCACCGCCCAGGTGCGGAATATTGCCGAAGTCACGAAAGCGGTGGCGAATGGCGACCTCTCCAAGAAAATCACGGTTGATGTGAAAGGTGAGATTTTAGACCTGAAAAACACGATCAACGTCATGGTGGATCAGCTTTCCTCCTTTGCCTCAGAAGTCACAAGGGTGGCGCGAGAGGTGGGGACGGAAGGAAAATTAGGCGGTCAAGCCCATGTGACAGGTGTCGCAGGGACGTGGAAAGACCTCACCGACAGTGTGAACTCGATGGCCGGTAACCTCACCGCGCAAGTGCGAGGCATTGCCAAAATCGTCACGGCGGTGGCGAATGGGGACTTGAAGCGGAAACTGATGCTGGATGCTAAGGGGGAAATTGAAACCTTAGCCGATACGATCAACGAGATGATTGATACCCTAGCCACCTTTGCCGACCAAGTCACCACCGTGGCGCGGGAAGTGGGGATTGAAGGGAAACTGGGTGGACAAGCCAAGGTGCCGGGGGCGGCGGGAACGTGGCGAGATTTGACGGATAACGTGAACGAACTGGCGGCAACTCTTACCACCCAGTTACGGGCGATCGCAGAAGTGGCGATCGCGGTAACTAAGGGAGACTTGACGCGATCAATTGCCGTGGAGGCGCAGGGTGAAGTCGCTGTCCTCAAAGACAACATCAACCAGATGATTGCCAACCTGCGGGAAACCACGCAGAAGAACACCGAGCAAGACTGGTTGAAAACCAACCTCGCTAAGTTTACGCGAATGCTGCAAGGGCAGCGTGATTTGGAAACGGTTTCCAAACTCATCTTGTCCGAACTGACCCCCTTGGTGGGTGCCCAGCACGGTGTGTTCTACATTATGGACGGGGTGGACCATCAGCCACTGCTGAAGCTGTTGAGCAGCTACGCTTACCGGGAACGCAAGCATCTGGCGAACCGCTTCCAATTGGGAGAAGGGTTAGTGGGGCAATGCGCCTTGGAAAAGGAACGCATCTTACTCACCGAACTTCCGGATGACTATATCAAAATCAGCTCTGGCTTGGGAGAATCTGCGCCGCGCAATGCGGTTGTCTTACCGGTGCTGTTTGAGGGAATGGTGACGGCAGTAATTGAACTGGCCTCGTTTAGACGCTTTAATGAGATTCATTTGACGTTCTTCGATCAACTCACCGAAAGTATTGCGATCGTCCTAAACACCATTGCCGCAAGTATGCGTACAGAGGAGTTGCTCAAACAGTCCCAGTCCCTCACCGAAGAACTGCAAGCCCAGCAAAAAGAACTCACCCAAACCAACAAGCGCCTCGAACAACAAGCCCAATCCCTCAAAGCGTCTGAGGAACTGCTCAAGAGCCAGCAGGAAGAGTTACAACAAACCAACGAAGAACTCGAAGAGCGTTCGGAGTTGTTAGCCCTGCAAAACCGAGAAGTTGAGCGCAAAAATCATGAAATTGAACAGGCACGGCAGGCGATCGAAGAAAAGGCGGAACAACTGGCGCTAACGTCTAAGTACAAGTCGGAATTCCTCGCGAATATGTCCCACGAGTTGCGGACACCGCTCAACAGCCTGTTAATTCTGGCAAGATTGCTCTCGGATAACACCGAGAAGAATTTGTCGGATAAGCAAGTGGAATATGCCCGAACCATTCATTCGGCGGGTACCGACCTACTGACTCTAATTAATGACATTTTGGATCTGGCCAAAATTGAATCGGGCACCATGGGCGTTGAGATTGACCAGATGCGTTTTAGCGACCTAGCCACTCACATGGAACGCACCTTCCGCCAAGTTGCACAGGATAAGAAACTCGATTTCGCCCTAGAATTCGACTCCAGTCTGCCACGAGCCATTTATACCGACTCGAAGCGCTTGCAACAAGTCTTAAAAAATCTTCTCGCCAATGCCTTTAAGTTCACGGCTCAAGGGCAAATCAACTTGCGGGCTACCATCGCCAATCAGGGATGGAGTGTGACTCAGGATGTCTTGAATCGTGCCGCTACGGTGATTGCCTTCTCGGTGAGCGATACAGGTATTGGCATTCCCCTGGATAAGCAGAAGGTGATTTTTGAAGCGTTTCAGCAAGCCGATGGCTCTACCAGCCGGAAATACGGGGGTACGGGTTTGGGCTTGTCCATTAGCCGTGAAATCGCTCGACTGCTGGGCGGAGAAATAACTCTGGTGAGTAGCCCCGGTCAAGGAAGTACGTTTACTCTTTACCTTCCTGATTCCTACCAAGGAGGAACCGATGGGACAATGGCGCGAGGCGGCTTGACAGCACAAGGAAACGGCTGGAATTCCCCGCAACAAAGGGGAGAAGGGGAACTCTCCCCACCGCAGACGGCGAATATTCCGGCCTCTATGCTGCCTCCCGCTCCAGTTTCCCCGGTTTCCCCAGCGTCCTCTCCCGCGTTGCCTTCGTCTTCGCCAGCCATTTCTTATCTGTCAACATCGCTACCGCAGCAGGACGGGGTCGCATCCATTGCCGATGACCGGGAGAATATCCAACCGGGCGATCGCGTACTCTTGATTATCGAAGATGACCTCAAATTTGCTCGTATCCTGTTAGATATGGCACGGCAACAGGGCTTTAAGGTGCTGGTGGCGGCTCGCAGTGATATCGGTCTAGCGATGGCGCGGGAATATCAGCCGAATGCCATCACTCTGGATATTCAGTTGCCCGGAATGGATGGTTGGATGGTACTCGATCGCTTAAAGCATGACCCGAATACGCGTCATATTCCCGTACATATCCTCACCGTTGAGGAGGGACGACAACGGGGTCTGCAATTGGGCGCGATCGCATATTTACAAAAACCGATCAACCCCGATACGTTGCTCGAAGCCATCTCTGGCATTAAGACTTTTGTGGAGCGTCCCGTCAAAAACCTGTTGGTGGTGGAAGACAATGAGACGCAACGCAATAGTATTGTGGAGCTGATTGGTAACCATGATGTGTGTACAACGGCTGTGGGAACCGGTGCAGATGCGCTAGCGACTCTACAGTCAGGGCGGTTTGATTGCATTGTCCTGGATTTGGGGCTGCCGGATATGACCGGGTTTGAACTGATTGAGCAGATTAAGCAAGAACCGGGTCTTTCCCAGTTGCCGATTATCATTTATACCGGCAAAGAACTAACGCGAACCGAAGAAGCGGAACTCAAACGCATCGCAGAAACCATCATTATCAAAGATGTGCGATCGCCAGAGCGCCTGTTGGATGAAACCGCCCTATTCTTGCACCGGGTTCAGCGTCACTTGCCAGAGCCAAAGCAGCAGATGTTGGAACAACTCTATCAATCCGACCCTGTCCTCGCTGGGAAGAAGGTGATGATCGTAGATGACGATATGCGTAACATCTTTGCCTTGACGAGTATGTTAGAGCATCATCACATGCAAATCTCCTATGCCGAAAACGGCAGGGATGGCTTAGCGCTGTTACAACAGACTCCGGATATCGATGTCATTCTGATGGATGTGATGATGCCCGAAATGGATGGGTATGAAACGATGCGGGCTATCCGTAATATCAGTCAATTTGCCTCTTTGCCGATAATTGCCCTCACCGCCAAAGCGATGAAGGGCGATCGCGAAAAGTGCATTGAAGCTGGAGCGTCGGATTATATCACCAAACCCGTGGATTCTGAACAATTACTCTCCCTGTTGCGCGTCTGGCTCTATCGCTAGGGACTTTTGGACAGGGGTGAAAAAAAGTATGTAGTTAAGAAGGATGATAGCGGAGTACGGCGCAGCCCAGGAGCATTACACGACTTCATCCTTCAACGTTTACGTTTCATCGCTTACCCTGTCTTGTCACAAGCAAATGCCTGTCCCCTACTATAATCCTGTCCAAAAAAAGGACGAACTCGAACTCATCGAAATTCAGCTATTCTTAGAAGCCCTTTTTCGTTACTACGGGTTCGATTTTCGCAATTATGCTCTCGCCTCCCTCAAGCGCCGCATCTGGAATGCTATCCGGGCAGAGCAATTAACCAGCGTTTCGGGACTACAAGAGAAGGTGCTGCATGACGTTGGCTGTTTGGAGCGATTTCTTCTGGGTCTGTCGGTCAATGTAACCTCCATGTTCCGCGACCCCAGTTTTTACATGGCTTTCCGCCAGCAAGTCGTACCGATTTTACGCACCTACCCGTTCCTTCGCATCTGGCACGCTGGATGCTCCACGGGAGAAGAGGTGTATTCTATGGCGATTCTTTTAGAAGAAGAAGGATTATACCATCGTTGCCGAATTTATGCAACCGATATGAATGAGATGGTTTTAAAACAGGCTAAAATCGGCGTATATTCCATGAAATCAATGCAAGAGTACACCCAGAACTATCTCCAATCTGGGGGGAAGCAATCTTTCTCTCAATACTACACAGCCGCTTATGAACACGCGATGATTCGCTCCTCACTGAAAGAAAATATCATCTTTTCTCAACATAATCTAGCGATAGATGGATCTTTTAATGAATTTAATGTCATATTGTGTCGGAACGTCCTTATATATTTCAATCAATCGCTCCAAGAGCGAGTACACAAGTTATTGTATGAAAGCATTAGTCGATTCGGCATCCTAGGGTTAGGACGCCAAGAGTCGCTGAAATTCACCCCCCACGAACAACAGTATGAGGCGTTAGATAAGCGTGAGAAGCTTTACCGCAGGATTGGGTAGGGATGGGAGAGAAGAGGGCGTAGAGAAAGGGGTTGAGGATATCCTGGCTTCAGCCTGTCTGCGTGTGTCGGGGTTTTGTGGGGTCACCGACAAGGCAAACCGGAGCTCATACGAGGACAGAAGGCAGACCGGAGCTCATACGAGAACAGAAGGAATGCCTTCGTTCTTTGTCGGCGACTATCCAGGAGATCTCGGTATGAAGCCTCTGCCAAATCTTCGATTGGGTGGCTCCCCATGGGGAGGGGTGACAATCGCGCAACAAGGGGTGCCTTCTGCCTTGCTTGTTTGGCCTTCTGCCTTATGGAAATCCCCACGTCTTGGGACTAAATTTCCGGACTGTCCATCCCCAGTCGCCAGTTGCTTCGAGTTGCAAGGGAGGCGATCGCATTCATGAGGGATTGTCCCTATAAAATTGTTGTGGTGGGTACCTCACTCGGGGGGTTAAATGCTCTCCAGGTTTTGCTTCCCAGTTTACCCAAAAGGTTTCCCTTACCCGTGGCGATCGTCCAACATCGTCACAAAGACTCCAAGGATAGCTTAAGCGATTTCTTGCAGGGATATTGTCCTCTGCCGCTCACCGAAGCAGAAGACAAAGAAGCGATTATACCAGGACGAGTCTACTTAGCCCCCCCTGACTATCACTTGCTCGTCGAAGAGGGTCACTTTGCCCTCTCGACCGAAGCAGCCGTGTGCCATGCACGACCCTCCATTGATGTATTATTTGAATCCGCCGCTGATGCTTACGCACAGGGCGTGATTGGAGTGATTTTGACTGGAGCGAGTCATGATGGAAGTCAGGGGCTGCTCAGCATCCAAGCTCAAGGCGGTTTGGCGCTCATTGAGGACCCGACAACGGCTCAAAGCCCAACCATGCCCACAGCCGCGCTCGCCGCTTTGCAGCAGCAGCGCATCTCCAACACCGTTGTGACAGCGTATTGGATTTTGCCACTCCGTGATATTGCTCCTTTTCTCGTCAACCTTTGCCACTTGGCGCTGAGGTAGAAATATGCCATCTCAAGCAAAAGTTAACGTCCTGATTGTGGATGACCACCCAGAAAATTTGATGGCCTTGGAGGCCATATTAAGCGGTCCGAACCAGCATTTGGTCAGAGCCTATTCGGGTGAAGAAGCCTTAAGATGTCTTCTGAATCAGGATTTTGCCGTGATTCTGCTGGATGTGCAGATGCCGGGGATGGATGGATTTGAAACCGCGACGTTAATCCGAAAGCGACCGCGCTCTCGGCACACACCAATTATTTTCCTCACCGCTTATAGCACTAGCGATAAACAGATGTTCAAAGGGTATTCCTTGGGCGCGGTGGACTACCTGTTCAAACCCATTGAGCCGGATATCTTAGCCTCCAAGGTGGCGGTCTTTGTTGACCTGTTCAAAAAGACAGAAGAGGTCAAGCGCCAAGCCACCGAACTGACCATCGTCAACGCTGACCTCCGGGAAAGTGAAGAGCGATTTCGCTCCTTGAGTGCTTCCTCCCCTGTGGGCATTTTCCTCACGGACGTCGAAGGTCGTTGTACCTACACCAACCCACGCTTCCAATCCATTTGTGGTCTGTCGCTTCAGGAAAGTTTAGGAGAGGCGTGGTTGCAGTCGGTGCATCCGGAAGACCGCGCTCAAGTCAAGATCGATTGGTTGAATTGGACACTGGCGAACCGTGAATACTCCAGCGAGTTTCGCGTCCAAACCCCAGACGGAACTCTGCGCCAGGTGCATGTGCGAACCTCCCCCATGCTCTCGGCTCAAGGCGAATTGCTGGGTCATGTCGGCACCCTGGAAGACATCACCAATCGCAAGTTAGCCGAAGAAGCACGCGCTCAGGTAATCCGCGAACAAGCCGCACGCATTGAGGCAGAAGCCGCGAATCGGATGAAGGATGAGTTCTTAGCCACTCTGTCTCACGAACTTCGCACACCCCTGAACTCGGTACTCGGTTGGGCGCGACTGCTCCGTACCCGTTCCTTTGACGAAGCCACAATCGCCCGTGCCCTGGAAACAATCGAACGGAATGCCCAGACTCAGGCTCAAATGATTGAGGATATTTTGGATGTATCCCGGATTATTCGGGGCAAGCTGCAACTCAATCTGCGCCCGATTACGCTGATTCCTGTGATTGAGGCGGCAATTGAGGCGGTGCGTCCCGCCGCTGAGGCCAAATTTCTCCAATTGGAATCCGTCCTCGATCCCTCCCTAGAACGAGTGATTGGCGACCCAGAACGCTTGCAGCAAATTGTCTGGAATCTGCTCACGAATGCGATTAAGTTTACCCCGGACGAGGGAAAAATTGAGGTGCGCTCTTTACGGGTGGGTTCTCGTGTACACATTCAGGTGCAGGACACGGGGATTGGTATCCAACGAGAATTCATCCCCTTTGTTTTTGATCGTTTTCGCCAAGCCGATAGCACGACAACCCGCTCTTATGGGGGTTTAGGGCTGGGATTAGCCATTGTGCGCCATTTGGTAGAACTGCATC
This window of the Microcoleus sp. AS-A8 genome carries:
- a CDS encoding DUF4327 family protein, producing the protein MVTSVQYSIEAIKDEARQLISKGLVAREQPIYTLCQYIPARKWVCVECELEKNNLLLRDPIIDLLGREGWEVG
- a CDS encoding HAMP domain-containing protein; the protein is MATAQAPQQNTEELDLKQLLRTLTSVKKGNFSVRMPIEQTGMAGKIADALNDIIERNERMAAELERISTVVGKEGKITQRASLGNVTGSWSASIDSVNALITDLVQPTAETARVIRAVAKGDLSQTIATEIEGRPLKGEFLATAQVVNTMVAQLSSFSSEVTRVAREVGTEGKLGVQAEVQGVAGTWKDLTDNVNLMAGNLTAQVRNIAEVATAIANGDLSKKITVDVKGEILELKNTMNIMVDQLNSFASEVTRVAREVGTEGKLGVQAEVRGVAGTWKDLTDSVNLMAGNLTAQVRNIAEVTTAVANGDLSKKITVDVKGEILELKNTVNIMVDQLNSFASEVTRVAREVGADGKLGGQAEVRGVAGTWKDLTDSVNFMAGSLTAQVRNIAEVTTAVANGDLSKKITVDVKGEILELKDTINTMVDQLNSFASEVTRVAREVGTEGKLGVQAEVRGVAGTWKDLTDSVNSMAGNLTGQVRNIAEVATAIANGDLSKKITADVKGEILELKNTMNIMVDQLNSFASEVTRVAREVGAEGKLGGQAEVRGVAGTWKDLTESVNFMAGSLTAQVRNIAEVTTAVANGDLSKKITVDVKGEILELKNTMNIMVDQLNSFASEVTRVAREVGSEGKLGVQAEVRGVAGTWKDLTDSVNSMAGNLTAQVRNIAEVTTAVANGDLSKKITVDVKGEILELKNTINIMVDQLSSFASEVTRVAREVGTEGKLGVQAEVRGVAGTWKDLTDNVNLMAGNLTGQVRNIAEVATAIANGDLSKKITVQVKGEILELKNTINIMVDQLSSFASEVTRVAREVGSEGKLGVQADVRGVAGTWKDLTDSVNFMAGSLTSQVRNIAAVTTAVANGDLSKKITVDVKGEILELKNTVNVMVDQLNSFASEVTRVAREVGTEGKLGVQAEVKGVAGTWKDLTDSVNFMAGSLTAQVRNIAEVTTAVANGDLSKKITVDVKGEILELKNTINTMVDQLNSFASEVTRVAREVGTEGKLGVQAYVRGVGGTWKDLTDNVNSMAGNLTAQVRNIAEVTKAVANGDLSKKITVDVKGEILDLKNTINVMVDQLSSFASEVTRVAREVGTEGKLGGQAHVTGVAGTWKDLTDSVNSMAGNLTAQVRGIAKIVTAVANGDLKRKLMLDAKGEIETLADTINEMIDTLATFADQVTTVAREVGIEGKLGGQAKVPGAAGTWRDLTDNVNELAATLTTQLRAIAEVAIAVTKGDLTRSIAVEAQGEVAVLKDNINQMIANLRETTQKNTEQDWLKTNLAKFTRMLQGQRDLETVSKLILSELTPLVGAQHGVFYIMDGVDHQPLLKLLSSYAYRERKHLANRFQLGEGLVGQCALEKERILLTELPDDYIKISSGLGESAPRNAVVLPVLFEGMVTAVIELASFRRFNEIHLTFFDQLTESIAIVLNTIAASMRTEELLKQSQSLTEELQAQQKELTQTNKRLEQQAQSLKASEELLKSQQEELQQTNEELEERSELLALQNREVERKNHEIEQARQAIEEKAEQLALTSKYKSEFLANMSHELRTPLNSLLILARLLSDNTEKNLSDKQVEYARTIHSAGTDLLTLINDILDLAKIESGTMGVEIDQMRFSDLATHMERTFRQVAQDKKLDFALEFDSSLPRAIYTDSKRLQQVLKNLLANAFKFTAQGQINLRATIANQGWSVTQDVLNRAATVIAFSVSDTGIGIPLDKQKVIFEAFQQADGSTSRKYGGTGLGLSISREIARLLGGEITLVSSPGQGSTFTLYLPDSYQGGTDGTMARGGLTAQGNGWNSPQQRGEGELSPPQTANIPASMLPPAPVSPVSPASSPALPSSSPAISYLSTSLPQQDGVASIADDRENIQPGDRVLLIIEDDLKFARILLDMARQQGFKVLVAARSDIGLAMAREYQPNAITLDIQLPGMDGWMVLDRLKHDPNTRHIPVHILTVEEGRQRGLQLGAIAYLQKPINPDTLLEAISGIKTFVERPVKNLLVVEDNETQRNSIVELIGNHDVCTTAVGTGADALATLQSGRFDCIVLDLGLPDMTGFELIEQIKQEPGLSQLPIIIYTGKELTRTEEAELKRIAETIIIKDVRSPERLLDETALFLHRVQRHLPEPKQQMLEQLYQSDPVLAGKKVMIVDDDMRNIFALTSMLEHHHMQISYAENGRDGLALLQQTPDIDVILMDVMMPEMDGYETMRAIRNISQFASLPIIALTAKAMKGDREKCIEAGASDYITKPVDSEQLLSLLRVWLYR
- a CDS encoding protein-glutamate O-methyltransferase CheR codes for the protein MIAEYGAAQEHYTTSSFNVYVSSLTLSCHKQMPVPYYNPVQKKDELELIEIQLFLEALFRYYGFDFRNYALASLKRRIWNAIRAEQLTSVSGLQEKVLHDVGCLERFLLGLSVNVTSMFRDPSFYMAFRQQVVPILRTYPFLRIWHAGCSTGEEVYSMAILLEEEGLYHRCRIYATDMNEMVLKQAKIGVYSMKSMQEYTQNYLQSGGKQSFSQYYTAAYEHAMIRSSLKENIIFSQHNLAIDGSFNEFNVILCRNVLIYFNQSLQERVHKLLYESISRFGILGLGRQESLKFTPHEQQYEALDKREKLYRRIG
- a CDS encoding chemotaxis protein CheB, which codes for MRDCPYKIVVVGTSLGGLNALQVLLPSLPKRFPLPVAIVQHRHKDSKDSLSDFLQGYCPLPLTEAEDKEAIIPGRVYLAPPDYHLLVEEGHFALSTEAAVCHARPSIDVLFESAADAYAQGVIGVILTGASHDGSQGLLSIQAQGGLALIEDPTTAQSPTMPTAALAALQQQRISNTVVTAYWILPLRDIAPFLVNLCHLALR
- a CDS encoding response regulator, whose protein sequence is MPSQAKVNVLIVDDHPENLMALEAILSGPNQHLVRAYSGEEALRCLLNQDFAVILLDVQMPGMDGFETATLIRKRPRSRHTPIIFLTAYSTSDKQMFKGYSLGAVDYLFKPIEPDILASKVAVFVDLFKKTEEVKRQATELTIVNADLRESEERFRSLSASSPVGIFLTDVEGRCTYTNPRFQSICGLSLQESLGEAWLQSVHPEDRAQVKIDWLNWTLANREYSSEFRVQTPDGTLRQVHVRTSPMLSAQGELLGHVGTLEDITNRKLAEEARAQVIREQAARIEAEAANRMKDEFLATLSHELRTPLNSVLGWARLLRTRSFDEATIARALETIERNAQTQAQMIEDILDVSRIIRGKLQLNLRPITLIPVIEAAIEAVRPAAEAKFLQLESVLDPSLERVIGDPERLQQIVWNLLTNAIKFTPDEGKIEVRSLRVGSRVHIQVQDTGIGIQREFIPFVFDRFRQADSTTTRSYGGLGLGLAIVRHLVELHHGKIYVASEGEGKGATFTVELLLSNSSPSKLSSFKQRIVMAEDDATGSEIDVETSNTLTGLQILLVDDEPDVRELLTTVMEGSGAKVIAAGSVQEALQVLDQMQPDVLVSDIAMPQEDGYTLIRQVRERETTQGGCLPAVALTAYVREEDCQQAIASGFQMHMPKPVDTTELVQTVANLTGRVLAQEV